The following proteins are co-located in the Maridesulfovibrio sp. genome:
- a CDS encoding DEAD/DEAH box helicase: MEKFRNLGLSDAIIEALEKKGFTAPTPIQEKTIPMLLSGEKDIVGQAQTGTGKTAAFGLPIIENVREGAGHVQAIILTPTRELAMQVADEIISFRGTRKVFVATVYGGQPMLPQLKALKRGADIVVGTPGRVLDHIRRKTLDLSKINNFVLDEADEMCNMGFLEEVSEIMENAGEDRRTLLFSATMPREVMNIAKKFMGDYDVVSVKREKDEAPLTELIFHEVNERDRFEALCRVVDAQPEFYGLVFCRTRADADRVAGTLAERGYPAEPIHGDLSQARREDILMRFRNRRCKILVATDVAARGIDVPDLSHVVNFALPQDPQSFVHRVGRTGRAGKKGVAVTLITPREFGKLRYITKITKLSVDKQPLPTIDQVIDVKKSRMGAELSDIVEAGKHLSYLDLAHELLDGVDPIEAVAALLKHSQGSVLDKRSYRKIEECGGPAANRGRVRFTAGVGRAHGMTPRKLVDMICRRARINPVRIQHVKIQGRQSTFTVPAGDSDNVMRAVNRASKNEGPLLRKG, from the coding sequence CCGGTAAAACCGCAGCATTCGGCCTGCCCATCATTGAAAATGTCCGCGAAGGTGCAGGACACGTTCAGGCCATCATCCTGACCCCTACCCGTGAACTTGCTATGCAGGTTGCGGATGAAATCATTTCTTTCCGCGGCACACGCAAAGTTTTCGTAGCCACTGTCTACGGCGGACAGCCCATGCTTCCGCAGCTGAAGGCCCTCAAACGCGGTGCGGACATCGTTGTCGGTACCCCCGGCCGTGTTCTGGACCACATCCGCAGAAAAACCCTCGACCTTTCCAAAATCAACAACTTCGTACTCGATGAAGCTGACGAAATGTGCAACATGGGCTTCCTTGAAGAAGTATCCGAGATTATGGAAAATGCCGGAGAAGATCGCCGCACCCTGCTTTTCTCCGCTACCATGCCCCGCGAAGTAATGAACATCGCCAAGAAATTCATGGGCGATTACGATGTGGTTTCTGTAAAACGCGAAAAAGACGAAGCTCCGCTGACCGAACTGATTTTTCACGAAGTGAACGAGCGTGACCGCTTTGAAGCACTCTGCCGTGTTGTTGATGCACAACCCGAATTTTACGGTCTGGTCTTCTGCCGTACCCGCGCCGATGCCGACCGCGTAGCCGGGACACTCGCTGAGCGCGGCTACCCCGCCGAACCGATTCACGGTGATCTTTCACAGGCCCGCCGCGAAGACATCCTCATGCGTTTCCGCAACCGCCGTTGTAAAATCCTTGTGGCTACCGACGTTGCTGCCCGTGGTATCGACGTTCCCGATCTTTCGCACGTTGTTAACTTCGCACTTCCGCAGGATCCGCAGAGCTTTGTTCACCGCGTAGGCCGTACCGGACGTGCAGGTAAAAAAGGTGTTGCTGTAACCCTGATTACCCCCCGTGAATTCGGCAAGCTCCGCTACATCACTAAAATAACCAAACTCAGTGTGGATAAGCAGCCCCTGCCGACCATTGATCAGGTTATTGATGTGAAAAAATCCCGCATGGGCGCAGAGCTGAGCGACATTGTTGAAGCAGGAAAGCATCTTTCCTACCTCGACCTCGCCCACGAGCTTCTCGACGGAGTTGATCCCATTGAAGCTGTTGCAGCACTGCTCAAGCATTCTCAGGGCAGCGTTCTGGACAAACGCAGCTACCGTAAGATCGAGGAATGCGGCGGTCCCGCTGCAAACCGTGGTCGCGTACGCTTCACTGCAGGCGTTGGCCGTGCACACGGCATGACCCCGCGTAAACTGGTAGATATGATCTGCCGCCGCGCGCGCATCAACCCGGTACGCATCCAGCACGTTAAAATTCAGGGACGCCAGTCCACATTCACCGTGCCCGCAGGTGATTCCGACAACGTAATGCGCGCTGTGAACAGGGCTTCCAAAAACGAAGGCCCCTTGCTCAGAAAAGGCTAG
- a CDS encoding cytochrome ubiquinol oxidase subunit I — protein sequence MMEYPIWHLTTFGGGFWIAFIATIHVFVAQFAVGGGLFLVVTEKLAYKTESSELRDYVKKHSKFFLLLTMVFGGGTGVALWFTMALLSPQGTLVLVREFLFAWATEWVWFVGEIVALLIYYYYWDKMNRRDHLIIGWFYFLFAFLSLVTINGVVSFMLTPGVWQETRSFWDAIFNPTFWPALFFRTALCGMLAGLFGFVTAARIKDKSLRCMLVRFCGIWTLTGLVLTVFSGYWYMGNIPAEQAMQVVHKSHRVAFFMQVFKYTAPVLLVGGLFMAICAPRRVNFSSAMVMLVVALMFYGSFEFMREAGRKPYVVWGEVYSTNITVEQAKKLHGESILQNAKWIPQDLREITDQNRLKAGSWLYQMECGPCHAVNGPMNDIVRRTSKYTTAGLDAFISGMGKVNKYMPEFIGTAEERNVLAEYIHSVGAGYDPVLPDPEEAELSPGPFKADQEYVLMAWPLEGLRLIIDKDRAMSITDKGSTVRAQLLLRGDPPEVITDDVKIVCKPQGMDESFELAVKDGYFQSGPIEILPYTKEAYQPLPQVDVQALDADGNVLASTTIVLPVSTRPGCNNCHGGGWDIPEQGGFSARTAVDIAGVHDRDNKTNFKQRLKDNEIIDCMGCHDGELQLNLSTALHGFHAVYLSGRENDACMMCHPQESLRGVHVNAGMECVNCHGSMENHALALLKGEEAKPAAKQLIKLITPVEYELEEINSRQPNEQQPDCLTCHVEFAAPDSDSAFNKWTEDREGLFRNRKDEMGAVMCAACHNAPHAIFPAANERDNLRPLQYMGEAQPMGAAGTCTVCHEDDMGYPAHHPGMGLEE from the coding sequence ATGATGGAATATCCAATCTGGCATTTAACTACTTTCGGCGGTGGATTCTGGATCGCATTCATCGCGACCATACATGTTTTCGTGGCTCAGTTTGCCGTGGGTGGCGGGCTGTTTCTCGTAGTCACAGAAAAACTGGCTTATAAGACTGAATCAAGCGAGTTGCGAGATTACGTAAAAAAACATTCCAAGTTTTTCCTGCTGCTGACCATGGTTTTCGGCGGCGGAACCGGGGTGGCCCTCTGGTTCACCATGGCCCTGCTCAGTCCGCAGGGAACCCTTGTGCTGGTCCGTGAATTTCTTTTTGCATGGGCTACGGAATGGGTCTGGTTTGTGGGTGAGATTGTCGCCCTGCTTATCTATTATTACTATTGGGATAAGATGAACCGCCGTGATCACCTGATTATCGGCTGGTTCTATTTCCTTTTCGCTTTTCTGTCCCTCGTGACCATCAACGGCGTGGTTTCCTTCATGCTCACCCCCGGAGTTTGGCAGGAAACCAGAAGTTTTTGGGATGCCATTTTCAACCCGACCTTCTGGCCGGCACTTTTTTTCCGTACCGCGCTTTGCGGCATGCTGGCCGGATTGTTCGGTTTTGTGACTGCGGCGCGGATTAAGGACAAGAGCCTGCGCTGCATGCTGGTCCGTTTCTGCGGCATCTGGACCCTGACCGGATTGGTTTTGACCGTATTTTCCGGCTACTGGTATATGGGCAACATCCCCGCTGAACAGGCCATGCAGGTAGTTCACAAGTCACACCGCGTGGCTTTCTTCATGCAGGTTTTCAAATACACAGCTCCGGTACTTCTGGTCGGCGGGCTCTTTATGGCTATCTGTGCCCCGCGCCGGGTTAATTTCAGCTCGGCAATGGTAATGCTGGTGGTGGCCCTGATGTTTTACGGCTCTTTTGAGTTCATGCGCGAGGCCGGCCGTAAACCTTATGTTGTCTGGGGTGAGGTCTATTCCACCAACATCACTGTGGAGCAGGCAAAAAAGCTGCATGGCGAGTCGATTTTGCAGAATGCTAAATGGATTCCGCAGGATCTGCGCGAGATAACAGACCAGAACCGTCTGAAAGCCGGATCATGGCTTTACCAGATGGAATGCGGTCCTTGCCACGCTGTTAACGGTCCCATGAATGATATTGTGCGCCGCACATCAAAATACACAACTGCCGGGCTGGATGCCTTTATCTCCGGCATGGGCAAAGTTAATAAGTATATGCCCGAATTCATCGGTACTGCTGAAGAACGCAACGTTCTTGCGGAATATATTCATTCTGTAGGAGCTGGATATGATCCAGTCCTGCCGGACCCTGAAGAGGCGGAGCTTAGCCCCGGTCCCTTCAAAGCTGATCAGGAATACGTGCTCATGGCTTGGCCGCTGGAAGGGCTGCGCTTGATCATTGATAAAGACCGGGCCATGTCAATCACCGACAAGGGCAGCACTGTACGTGCTCAGCTTTTGTTGCGTGGCGATCCTCCCGAAGTAATCACTGATGATGTGAAGATCGTCTGCAAGCCGCAGGGTATGGATGAGAGTTTTGAACTTGCGGTCAAAGACGGCTATTTTCAGTCCGGTCCCATAGAAATTCTGCCCTACACCAAGGAAGCGTACCAACCCTTGCCTCAGGTGGACGTTCAAGCCCTTGATGCGGATGGGAATGTTCTCGCTAGCACAACTATCGTGCTTCCGGTTTCCACCCGTCCGGGTTGCAATAATTGTCACGGCGGAGGCTGGGATATACCGGAACAGGGCGGATTCTCCGCCCGCACAGCGGTGGATATCGCCGGGGTACATGACCGTGACAACAAAACCAACTTCAAGCAGCGTCTGAAGGATAACGAGATCATTGATTGCATGGGGTGTCATGACGGTGAATTGCAGCTCAACCTGTCCACCGCCCTCCACGGTTTCCATGCGGTTTATCTTTCCGGAAGGGAAAACGACGCCTGCATGATGTGCCATCCGCAGGAAAGCCTGCGCGGGGTGCATGTTAATGCCGGAATGGAATGCGTGAACTGTCACGGATCCATGGAAAATCACGCCCTTGCCTTGCTTAAAGGTGAGGAAGCTAAACCCGCAGCCAAGCAGTTAATTAAGTTGATTACTCCTGTTGAGTATGAGCTTGAAGAGATCAACTCACGCCAGCCCAACGAGCAGCAGCCTGATTGCCTGACCTGTCACGTTGAATTTGCCGCTCCTGATTCGGACTCCGCTTTTAATAAGTGGACTGAGGACAGGGAAGGGTTGTTCCGTAACCGCAAGGATGAAATGGGTGCTGTAATGTGTGCTGCCTGCCACAACGCACCGCATGCCATCTTCCCGGCAGCAAACGAGCGCGATAATCTGCGCCCGCTGCAATATATGGGTGAAGCTCAGCCCATGGGAGCAGCCGGAACCTGCACGGTCTGCCATGAGGACGACATGGGTTATCCGGCTCACCATCCCGGCATGGGACTGGAAGAATAA
- a CDS encoding methylenetetrahydrofolate reductase, translating to MQVAQNINEAGQFFSFEFFPPKDKSTWPVFMERAARLAALKPLFASVTYGAGGTSHDNSLEICSLLKKDMGIDILAHLTCVGASEQSIDEFVSRLGQAGVSDILALGGDGVKDGNGEVQSRFFHASDLVEYVDDKFSEVGIAVAGYPGGHPESPSIAADIEIHNSKLSKGADFTMTQLFFDNRLYFDYVDRLGELGSSAPVIPGVLPIQSLSSLRRIMSLCGAGIPGDLYCGVEKAFEKGGDEAVMAFGFEFARKQIADLLDKGAPGVHIYSLNRAAMCERLVTDLKSDGYFN from the coding sequence ATGCAGGTGGCACAGAATATCAATGAAGCTGGACAGTTTTTTTCTTTTGAATTTTTCCCGCCCAAGGATAAATCCACATGGCCCGTATTTATGGAAAGGGCTGCAAGGCTGGCCGCATTAAAACCCCTCTTTGCTTCAGTTACTTATGGAGCAGGAGGAACCAGCCACGACAACTCTCTCGAGATTTGCTCCCTGCTTAAAAAAGATATGGGTATTGATATCCTCGCCCATCTGACTTGTGTCGGTGCCAGTGAACAGTCCATTGATGAGTTTGTCTCCCGTTTAGGACAGGCCGGTGTTTCTGATATTCTGGCTCTTGGAGGTGACGGGGTTAAAGATGGAAACGGCGAAGTCCAGAGCCGTTTTTTCCATGCTTCTGACCTTGTGGAATATGTTGATGACAAATTTTCCGAAGTGGGGATTGCCGTAGCCGGATATCCCGGAGGTCATCCAGAATCTCCTTCCATTGCCGCGGATATTGAAATCCATAATTCAAAGTTGTCCAAAGGGGCGGATTTCACCATGACCCAGCTTTTCTTCGACAACAGACTCTACTTCGATTACGTGGACAGGTTGGGCGAGCTTGGCAGCAGTGCTCCGGTAATCCCCGGTGTCCTGCCGATACAGTCTTTAAGCTCTTTGCGCCGGATTATGTCTCTTTGCGGGGCAGGCATTCCCGGTGACCTTTATTGCGGGGTGGAAAAGGCTTTTGAGAAGGGCGGAGATGAAGCGGTCATGGCGTTCGGTTTTGAATTTGCACGCAAACAGATAGCAGATCTGCTTGATAAGGGGGCGCCGGGAGTTCATATCTACAGCCTGAACCGTGCTGCCATGTGCGAGAGATTGGTAACTGATCTGAAGAGTGACGGATATTTCAATTAA
- the metE gene encoding 5-methyltetrahydropteroyltriglutamate--homocysteine S-methyltransferase, with protein MLTHTLGYPRMGSNRELKRKLESYWRGEAGADDLALTARKLRELHWENQKLAGVDLLPVGDFSYYDHMLDNAVRFGVIPARYNVDGAKPSLDDYFRMARGEAGENGVAAMEMTKWFDTNYHYIVPEFSRDQEFILADETILEQVEEAIQLGHRVKAVLPGPLTFLLLGKCADQDFDRLDLLEKLLPAYVELIEKLSAKCEWIQFDEPVLALDLEESTRKLFIPVYRTLKEAADSRILVATYFGALGNNLEAAAALPVDGLHVDLVRGSQDLEPLLAKLADNLSLSLGVVDGRNIWRADLDRAVVAVESAYAILGRERVLVAPSCSLLHVPFDLDLETNLDADIKSWMSFARQKCAEIRTIADAATGKDVDAVLAENRRILESRKISHRVNNPEVALRVAALQPEDYHRNSVYEKRAEIQRDLGFPILPTTTIGSFPQTPEVRSTRSGFKNGRIDRADYEIFMRGYIEDCIRLQEVIGLDVLVHGEPERNDMVEYFGENFDGYCFTSNGWVQSYGSRCVKPPVIFGDVSRPAPITVDWINYARSLSAREVKGMLTGPVTILCWSFVRDDQPRSETCRQIALAVRDEVADLEKSGVKVIQIDEPALREGLPLRKAEQPEYLKWAEECFRLSASCVEDSTQIHTHMCYCEFDEIMDSIAALDADVISIEASRSRMELLGSFKHFSYPNEVGPGVYDIHSPAIPAADDMAQLLEKALEVIPAERLWVNPDCGLKTRKWDEVVPALKNMVQAAEIIRRKIQ; from the coding sequence ATGCTGACGCACACTTTAGGCTATCCCAGAATGGGCAGTAATCGCGAACTTAAACGAAAACTTGAATCTTACTGGAGAGGTGAAGCCGGGGCGGATGATCTTGCCCTGACTGCCAGGAAACTCCGTGAGTTGCACTGGGAAAATCAGAAGCTGGCCGGAGTTGATCTTCTTCCTGTAGGTGATTTTTCCTACTACGACCATATGCTCGACAACGCGGTAAGGTTTGGTGTTATCCCTGCCAGATATAACGTAGATGGCGCTAAGCCTTCCCTTGATGATTATTTCAGGATGGCACGTGGCGAAGCCGGAGAAAACGGCGTGGCAGCCATGGAAATGACCAAATGGTTCGATACCAACTATCATTACATCGTGCCCGAATTCAGCAGGGATCAGGAGTTTATCCTCGCTGACGAAACCATCCTTGAGCAGGTGGAAGAAGCTATTCAGCTGGGGCATAGAGTGAAGGCTGTGCTGCCCGGTCCGCTGACTTTCCTGTTGTTGGGCAAATGCGCAGATCAGGACTTTGACCGTCTGGACCTGCTGGAAAAATTGTTGCCAGCCTATGTGGAACTCATTGAGAAACTTTCCGCCAAATGCGAATGGATTCAGTTTGATGAACCCGTATTGGCTCTTGATCTTGAAGAATCGACGCGCAAACTTTTCATCCCTGTTTACCGCACACTTAAAGAGGCTGCTGACAGTAGAATTTTGGTCGCTACATATTTCGGCGCTCTTGGAAATAATCTTGAAGCGGCTGCAGCTCTGCCTGTTGACGGTTTGCATGTGGATCTTGTTCGTGGATCACAGGACCTTGAACCTTTGCTGGCTAAGCTGGCAGATAACTTGAGCCTCTCGCTCGGTGTAGTTGACGGTAGAAATATATGGCGTGCTGACCTTGACCGGGCTGTGGTTGCGGTTGAATCTGCATATGCGATACTTGGTCGGGAGCGTGTGCTGGTGGCTCCTTCATGCTCACTTTTGCATGTTCCTTTTGATCTTGATCTGGAAACAAATCTGGACGCTGATATTAAATCATGGATGTCTTTTGCCCGCCAGAAATGTGCTGAAATCAGAACCATTGCCGACGCTGCAACAGGTAAGGACGTTGACGCAGTTCTTGCTGAGAATCGCAGGATTCTTGAATCACGCAAGATTAGTCATAGAGTGAACAATCCGGAGGTTGCCCTGAGGGTGGCAGCACTTCAGCCCGAAGATTACCACCGTAATTCAGTTTATGAAAAACGGGCTGAAATTCAGCGTGATCTTGGATTTCCTATCCTGCCGACGACCACCATCGGTTCATTCCCCCAGACCCCGGAAGTGCGTTCCACCAGAAGTGGTTTCAAGAACGGGCGTATTGACCGCGCTGATTACGAAATTTTCATGCGCGGATATATCGAAGACTGCATCCGCCTTCAGGAAGTTATCGGTCTTGATGTGCTGGTTCATGGCGAGCCGGAGCGCAATGACATGGTTGAGTATTTCGGAGAAAATTTTGACGGTTATTGCTTTACATCCAACGGCTGGGTCCAGAGTTACGGTTCCCGTTGCGTGAAGCCTCCGGTTATTTTCGGTGATGTTTCCCGTCCCGCTCCCATCACAGTCGATTGGATCAACTATGCCCGCTCCCTTTCCGCTCGCGAGGTTAAGGGTATGCTCACCGGTCCGGTAACCATACTTTGCTGGAGTTTCGTTCGTGATGACCAACCGCGCAGTGAAACCTGCCGTCAGATCGCACTGGCAGTACGTGACGAAGTTGCGGATCTTGAAAAGAGCGGGGTTAAAGTCATTCAGATAGATGAACCTGCCCTGCGTGAAGGTTTGCCGTTGCGTAAGGCAGAGCAGCCGGAATACCTGAAGTGGGCTGAAGAGTGCTTTCGTCTTTCCGCTTCCTGCGTAGAGGATTCAACTCAGATTCATACCCACATGTGCTACTGCGAATTTGATGAAATCATGGATTCCATTGCCGCACTTGATGCCGATGTTATCAGCATTGAGGCCAGCCGCAGCCGCATGGAACTTTTAGGAAGTTTTAAACACTTCAGCTATCCCAATGAAGTCGGTCCCGGTGTTTACGACATTCACAGTCCTGCCATTCCGGCGGCTGATGATATGGCCCAGCTGCTTGAAAAAGCATTGGAAGTCATTCCAGCAGAACGGCTGTGGGTAAACCCGGATTGCGGACTCAAAACCCGCAAATGGGACGAGGTTGTCCCGGCACTTAAAAATATGGTTCAGGCGGCTGAAATTATTCGTCGCAAGATTCAGTAA
- a CDS encoding DUF4136 domain-containing protein yields the protein MRKLLVVFALIGMLLSGCVYVNMDVENKPVPGVDFNGLKTFAFKQKSESKKDLEAILLNTAKQELEAKGFSYDPNSPDFMVVVNFGSKAFMERGVTYKREAYEYDYITKTNTDIGVVKTADAPRVDNTVRIYLMTPENEGMKTYLWRGMATSQDREGLDVVGRCLVKGAFSKFPTADGNFREKLNVRDCE from the coding sequence GTGAGGAAGTTACTCGTTGTTTTTGCGCTGATCGGGATGCTGCTTTCCGGGTGCGTATACGTAAATATGGATGTTGAGAATAAGCCTGTTCCGGGTGTTGATTTTAATGGTTTGAAAACTTTTGCATTTAAGCAGAAAAGTGAATCCAAAAAGGATCTTGAGGCTATTCTGCTCAACACTGCGAAACAGGAACTTGAAGCCAAAGGTTTCAGTTACGATCCTAATTCACCGGATTTTATGGTTGTGGTGAATTTCGGGTCCAAGGCTTTCATGGAAAGGGGCGTAACTTACAAGCGTGAAGCTTATGAGTACGATTACATCACTAAGACCAATACCGATATCGGGGTGGTTAAGACCGCTGATGCTCCTAGGGTGGACAACACTGTACGTATCTACCTGATGACTCCCGAAAATGAAGGTATGAAGACCTACCTGTGGCGTGGCATGGCTACAAGTCAGGATCGTGAAGGTCTGGATGTTGTAGGTAGATGTCTGGTCAAAGGGGCTTTTTCCAAGTTTCCCACTGCCGATGGAAATTTCCGCGAAAAATTGAATGTTAGAGATTGCGAATAA
- a CDS encoding diguanylate cyclase, translating to MGADALQKYIFELKEQLELQTLIADSSSESIGVFGEDMHCVAVNKEVLKVLGYSHGEVIGMHGLNFIADDYRELVKEKISTRYDQPYFVMGKRKDGSVFPAEIRGRTVELRDRIYRISAMRDISYLKATEMELRETLHELGIIFESSRVGMMFLQGGRILKRANQALADILGYESPADMIGLSMLDLHLTEEKFHEFGRLYYYTLVNKAQVNIEYQLRRRDGKSLWCSLSGQAVDVNVPADLNRGVLWVVDDISLRKAEEDRLVLLATTDSLTGAYNRREFFRLVELFMSNENRNPAGPAMLMIDLDDFKKINDSYGHEVGDAVLKYFADVCRAVIREDDVFARMGGEEFAVFLPGTDLTGGITVAERMRRKFAESEVPALDGFIHCTASIGVATMSSRRLDPERLLRMADMALYDAKESGRNQVCFYD from the coding sequence ATGGGGGCTGACGCTCTTCAGAAATATATCTTTGAATTAAAAGAACAGCTTGAATTGCAGACACTCATTGCGGATTCTTCTTCCGAATCCATTGGTGTGTTTGGGGAAGATATGCATTGCGTGGCAGTTAACAAAGAAGTTCTTAAGGTTTTGGGGTATTCACATGGAGAAGTTATCGGCATGCACGGACTGAATTTTATTGCCGATGACTATCGTGAACTCGTAAAAGAAAAAATATCCACCAGATATGACCAGCCTTATTTCGTTATGGGCAAGCGCAAGGATGGTTCTGTTTTTCCTGCTGAAATTCGTGGACGGACCGTAGAATTGCGAGACAGGATTTATCGTATCTCAGCCATGCGTGATATTTCTTACCTGAAAGCAACCGAAATGGAACTCCGCGAAACCCTGCATGAGCTGGGAATAATTTTTGAGAGCAGCAGGGTCGGAATGATGTTCCTGCAGGGAGGAAGAATCTTGAAGCGGGCTAATCAGGCACTCGCAGATATTTTGGGGTATGAGTCTCCTGCGGATATGATCGGCCTGAGTATGCTTGACTTGCATTTAACTGAAGAAAAATTCCACGAATTCGGAAGATTGTATTACTATACTCTTGTGAATAAGGCCCAAGTGAACATTGAATACCAACTGCGGCGCAGGGACGGTAAATCCTTGTGGTGTTCTTTATCCGGTCAGGCCGTGGATGTTAATGTCCCTGCTGATCTTAATCGCGGTGTGCTTTGGGTTGTTGACGATATTTCTTTGCGTAAGGCTGAAGAAGACCGGTTGGTTTTACTGGCAACAACTGACAGTCTTACCGGTGCTTATAACCGCCGGGAGTTTTTTCGGCTGGTTGAGTTGTTTATGAGTAACGAGAATCGTAATCCTGCTGGGCCGGCAATGTTGATGATTGATCTTGATGACTTCAAAAAGATTAATGACTCGTATGGTCATGAGGTCGGAGATGCGGTCCTTAAATATTTTGCCGATGTTTGCAGGGCTGTGATCAGGGAAGACGATGTCTTTGCCAGAATGGGTGGAGAGGAATTTGCGGTATTTTTACCTGGAACAGATCTTACGGGTGGCATAACCGTGGCCGAGCGTATGCGCAGAAAATTTGCGGAAAGTGAAGTCCCTGCCTTGGATGGTTTCATTCATTGCACAGCCAGTATCGGGGTGGCTACGATGAGTTCACGCAGGCTGGACCCTGAGCGCTTGCTGCGTATGGCGGACATGGCTTTATATGATGCTAAGGAATCCGGGCGCAATCAGGTTTGCTTTTACGATTGA
- a CDS encoding PilZ domain-containing protein translates to MNTLSDRRKHTRIELSSINSFYRQCDVAATSGGDIDITILNISRKGMKFKINSANDSGKIKLDDELFIRGCIFNDRIGFLSSQKAVTVWQDNTVFGVEFTPSLDLDEPSLFNMLK, encoded by the coding sequence ATGAACACATTATCAGATAGACGAAAACACACAAGGATCGAGCTGAGTTCCATCAACAGCTTTTACCGACAATGTGACGTTGCCGCGACTTCCGGTGGGGATATAGATATAACAATCCTCAATATTTCCAGGAAAGGAATGAAGTTCAAGATCAATTCTGCAAATGATTCCGGCAAGATAAAATTAGACGACGAACTGTTTATTCGCGGCTGTATTTTCAATGACAGAATCGGATTCCTCAGCAGCCAAAAAGCTGTAACCGTGTGGCAGGACAATACTGTTTTCGGAGTTGAATTCACACCGTCCCTCGACCTTGATGAACCTTCGTTATTCAACATGCTTAAATAA
- a CDS encoding glycosyltransferase, giving the protein MSKQEPKIIAWIGNTFFRTGMDALGYKTVHIPIRGQQVFTWQDILEKTGSKPFAVVYADRSIAPPLAGVENYPCLTIFHCIDTHIHSWYPFYAQGFDICLVSLKDHLDRFTPRLQKSRLLWFPPIVMDYHVPSEAPKEWDLLFVGNVSAELTPERKIFLDKVAEHVPGLHITKGDFSKLFPRAKVVLNIAERGDLNFRVFEALACGACLLTPKIENGFFDLFEDGVHLLTYEPNNVEDLLKKYNLLMADEELRERLARQGNELIESSHRIIHRAQTLHNVIEEMDVEAAIKNRLAAAPELRRNFLKSLYLHWAEEVGIPEFQKIYLEAAKN; this is encoded by the coding sequence GTGAGTAAGCAAGAACCCAAAATAATCGCATGGATCGGCAATACTTTTTTCCGGACCGGAATGGATGCGCTGGGCTACAAGACCGTCCACATTCCAATCCGGGGACAGCAGGTATTCACCTGGCAGGACATCCTTGAAAAAACCGGATCGAAACCATTTGCCGTGGTTTATGCCGACCGGTCTATCGCCCCGCCGCTGGCCGGTGTGGAGAACTATCCCTGCCTGACCATTTTCCACTGCATAGATACCCATATACACAGCTGGTATCCATTTTATGCCCAAGGGTTCGATATCTGTCTGGTCAGCCTGAAAGATCATTTGGACCGTTTCACCCCAAGATTACAGAAATCCCGCCTGCTATGGTTTCCGCCCATCGTCATGGACTATCATGTTCCATCCGAAGCCCCAAAAGAATGGGACCTGCTCTTTGTAGGTAATGTAAGTGCGGAATTGACCCCGGAAAGAAAAATTTTTCTCGATAAAGTAGCTGAACATGTACCGGGCCTGCACATTACCAAAGGCGATTTCAGCAAACTTTTTCCCAGAGCAAAAGTAGTGCTCAACATTGCCGAACGCGGCGACCTCAACTTCCGGGTATTTGAAGCCCTCGCCTGCGGCGCATGTCTGCTGACTCCCAAAATCGAAAACGGGTTCTTTGATCTCTTTGAAGATGGAGTTCATCTGCTGACCTATGAACCCAACAATGTTGAAGATCTTCTGAAAAAATATAACCTTCTAATGGCTGACGAAGAATTACGTGAACGTCTTGCCCGGCAGGGCAATGAATTGATCGAAAGCTCGCATCGTATAATCCACAGAGCGCAGACTTTGCACAATGTAATTGAAGAAATGGATGTAGAAGCGGCCATCAAAAATCGTCTTGCTGCAGCACCTGAACTGCGACGAAATTTCCTCAAATCGCTCTACCTGCACTGGGCCGAGGAAGTTGGAATACCTGAATTTCAGAAGATTTATTTGGAAGCTGCTAAGAATTGA